The genomic segment CGACCCGGTGGCCGGCCCGCCCTCGACGGCGAGGAATGCCAACGAGATCTTCCCGCCCGCGGTGGGGCGGCAGAAGGAGATCGGCGTCAAGTACGATTTCGGCACCATTGCCGCCACGGCCGCTCTGTTCGAGATCGAGCTGCCGAGCGCCTTCACCGATCCCGCGACCAACATCTACTCGGTCAGCGCCCGTCAGCGGAACCGCGGCGTCGAACTCAACGTGTTCGGCGAGCTCGTCCCAGGCCTGCGGCTGCTCGGCGGCGTCACCTTCATCGACGCGGAACTGGTTCGGGCGACGAATGCGCTGGCCAACGGGAAGGCGGCTCCCGGCGTGCCCGACACGGCCTTCAACCTCTACGCCGAGTACGACCTGCCGCCGTGGCTGGCGCCGGGCCTGACCCTGACGGGACGGGCGATCTACACCAGCAGCATGTTCTACGATCAGGCCAACACCCAGTCGGTTCCGGACTGGACGCGCTTCGATGCCGGCCTGCGCTACACGACAGAGGGCGTGAACGGAAAGCCCGTCGTGTTCCGCGCCCTCGTCCAGAACCTGCTCGACGATTCGTATTGGGCCTCCGCCGCCCGCGGCTTCCTCGCCGTCGGCGCGCCGCGCACCTTCATCGTCTCCGCCTCCGTCGATTTCTGAGAAACCGACACGTCGCTTCCAGCTCCGCCCTGCCCCGACATCGCGAAGGGGTAAGGGCGGGCCGCTCGCCCCTCAGCGCTCCGGCCTTCCGGCGGCGATCACCGCCAAGCTGACCGGTCTGTGTGTTTTGTGGCTTCTGGCACGGGTCCTGCAATGTGGTTTTTGACCACTTTGATGGATGCGTGGGAACTCGGGAGCCTCAGCATGGCCGGTACAATGGACCGCAGACGGTTTCTTCAGGCGAGCGCCGCCGCTGTGGGTTTTGCCCAGATCAATCCCGACTTCCTGGTCTCCTCGGCCTTCGCCCAATCGGGCAAGCCGCTGGTCTTCCTCTCGGCCGAGAACATCACCGGCAACTGGGACCCGACCGCCCACACCACGCTCTCGCAGAAGAACATCGAGGGCTTCGTGATGGGCTTCCTGACCCGCACGCCGATGACCCTCGATGACCCCGGCAAGGTCGTCTACGAACTCGCCACCGACATCCGGTTGCTCGATCCGCACCGCCTGCAGATCAAGCTGCGCAAGGGCGTGCAGTTTCACGACGGCAAGCCGTTCGGGCCCGAGGACGTCAAGGCGACCTTCGAGTACGGCGCGGGCAAGGACCGGCCGGCGCAGTGGTATCCCGGCCCGACCGAGACGTTGACGATCACCACGCCCGACGACGAGACCGTGATCGTCGACACATCGAAGGGCGGCTACCCCGCCCACCTCTTCATCTTCCTGGCTTCGTTCCTCCCGATCCTCTCGGCCAAGGACGTGGCCGAGGGGCCGGGCGGCGCCCTCACCCGGCGCCTGAACGGCACCGGCCCGTTCCGCTTCGTCGAGCAGCGCGGCAACGACACCGTGCTCAAGGCCCATGACGGCTATTTCCGCGGCAAGCCGGGGATTCCCGGCATCAACTTCACCTTCACCGGCGATTCGACCACGCGGATGCTGTCGCTGATGAACGGCCAGGCCTCGATCGTCGAGCGGCTCGAACCCGAGCAGGTCGAGACGGTCAAGAACAACCCGAAGATCGCGATCAACGAGGTCGTCTCGGTCGAGAACAAGTATCTCTGGTTCCGCTGCTCCAAGCCGCCCTTCAACGACGTGCGGGTGCGCATGGCCGCCTGCCACTCGATCGACCGGGCGATGCTCTTGGAGATCCTCGGCGCGGCGGGCCACGCCTCGGCCAACTTCATCTCGCCGGTGAAGTTCGGCTACGTCGATCTGAAGAACTACCCGGCCTACGACCCGGCCAAGGCCCAGGCGCTGCTGGCCGAGGCGGGCTTCCCCAAGGGCAAGGGGCTGCCGCCGCTCGAATACATCACCTCGGTCGGGTTCTACCCGAAGACGAAGGAATACGGCGAGGTCATCACCGCGATGCTCAATGAGCAGGGCTTTCCGGTGAGCCTCACGGTGCTGGAGCCGGCGGCCTGGAACGAGCGGCTCTATCATCGCCCCGGCGGCGGGCCCGGCCACATGGTCGATTGCGGCTGGTCCACCGCCTCGCCCGAGCCGGATCTGGTGCTGCGCACCCACTTCCACTCCTCCTCGCACCGCATCACCGGCATCGAGGATGCGCAGATCGATGCGAGCCTCGACAAGGAGCGCGCGGCGCCGACGCTGGAGGAGCGCAAGGCCATCCTCCAGAACGAGACGATGCCGCTGCTGGCCGCCAAGATGCCGGCGCTGTCGCTGTTCACTTCGGTGATGATCCACGCGATGCAGCAGGAGCTGAAGGGCCTCTACATCTACCCGGACGGCTCGATCGACGCCTCGAAAACCGCCTGACTGAACTTGTCCGCGCCCGGCGCGTGACCCGGCCCGCCTCTGCGGGCGGCCGGGCCCCGCCCCGCCGATTCCGTCACCGGACCCGATGCCCCGATGTTCGTTCTCAGTTTCCTCGCCCGGCGCCTCGCGCAGGGTGCGGTCATCATCTTCCTCGTCTCGCTGCTGATCTTCACCCTGCTGCGGGTGATGTCGGGCAACCCCGTGCGCCAGATGGTGGGCGGGATGGCGCCCGACTCCCCTGGTGGAGCAGATCGCCACCACGATGGGCCTGCGCGATCCGATCATCGTGCAGTTCGGCCGCTACGCGGCAGGGGTGGTCCAGGGTGATCTCGGCCGCAGCTTCATGCGGCCGGCTAACGGCGCGGCGACGGGGGGCGCGAATTTCGACGACATGACCCGCGGCGAGCGGGCCGGGGGTCGGCGATCTCATCCTCGACGCCCTGCCGATGACCCTGCAGCTCGCCGCCCTTGCGCTCGCCATCGCCCTGGTCTTCTCGGCCCTGCTCGGGATCGCGGCGGGCCTGCGTCCCGGTGGGTTCTTCGACCGGCTCGCCTTCGCGGTCTCCTCAATCTTCATCTCGATCCCGAATTTCTGGCTCGGCATCGTGCTCGCCCTGCTCCTGTCGGTGAAGCTCGGATGGCTGCCGGCGATCGGCTATGGCGGCTTCTCCTACACGGTGCTGCCGGCCCTGGTGCTCGCCGTCGAACTGTCGCCGGTGCTGATCCGGACGCTGTCGAGCGCGGTGGCGGCGCAGATGGGCGAGTCTTACGTCGCCGTCGGCCATGTCCGCGGCCTGTCGCGCCCGCGCATCGTCGCCGCGCATGCCCTGCGCAACGCCTCGGTGCCGCTCCTCAACCTGCTCGGCGTGCAGTTCTCCTCACTGCTCGGGGGCGTGATCATCGTCGAATACATCTTCGACTATCCCGGCCTCGGACTGCTGACGATCAACGCCGTGCTCCAGCGCGACTTCCCGCTGATCCAGGGCATCGCGATCGTCACCAGCGCGATTTTCGTCCTCATCAACATCCTCGTCGATCTCGCGGCGACCACCATCGATCCGAGGCTCGAATATTGATGGATGCCGTGGATTCCACCCTGACGCTGGCTCCGCCCCGCGTCGATGTCACGGCGTCGCGCTCGATCGGCCGGCGCATCCTCGGGCGCGCCGCCCGCTCCGGGGGCTTTCGCGTCGGCTTCGTCGTGCTCGCCCTCCTCGTGCTCGCCGCCGCGCTCTACCCGGAACTCAGCGGAATCGACCCGGCGATGCGGGATATCCGGGCGCGCCTGCTGCCGCCGCTGTTCCTCGGCGACAAGTGGAGCTGGGCGCACCCGCTCGGCACCGACCAGATCGGCCGCGACATGCTGGTGCGCTGCCTCGTGGGCCTGCGCTACTCGCTGCTGATCGGCGTGGCCTCGGTCGCCGTGACCGTCATCATCGGCTGCGCGCTGGGCACCGTCGCCGGCTATTTCGGCGGGCGCACCGACACGGTGATCATGCGGATCACCGACGCGCAGCTCTCGATCCCGATGATCATCCTGGCGATCGCCGTGCTCGGCGCCGACCGCCCGACGATCCCGGCGATCATCCTCGTGCTCGGCCTGTCGAACTGGCCGGTCTATGCCCGCGTCATGCGCTCGGTGGTGATGGCCGAGCGCGGGCGCGAATACGTGCGGGCCGCGCAGGTCTCGGGCGCCACGCATCCGCGCATCATCCTCACGCTGCTGGTGCCGCTGTTGGTGCCGCCGCTGCTCTTCACCTCGGTGCTCGATGTCGCGCGGATGATGATCTTCGAATCGACGCTGGGCTTCCTCGGCCTCGGCGTGCAGCCGCCGACGCCGACCTTCGGCAGCATCATCGCCGACGGGCGCAAATACCTGCTCAACGCGTGGTGGATCGCCACCATGCCGGGCGTGTTCCTGTGCCTCACGCTCACCGGCATCAACCTGATCGGCGCCGCCTTCGAGCGTGCCCGCAACGCGATCCACGGGGGCGCCTGATGGACCCGGTGCTCTCCGTCCGCGACCTCTCGGTCGCCCTCACCCTCCCCGGGCGTGAGCGAATCATTCTCAATCGCATCAGCTTCGACGTCGCCCCGCGTGAGATCGTTGGCGTCGTCGGCGCCTCGGGCGCCGGCAAGACCGTGCTGTCGCGCGCCGTGGTCAACTGGATCACGGCCCCGCTCGCCATCCGCTCCGGCACCGTGTCCTTCCGCGGGCAGGATCTGCTGGCGCTGCCGCCGCGGGCGATGCGGCTCTTGCGCCGCGACATCGCCTATGTCGGCGCCGACCCGATGGGCGCCCTCGACCCGACCCTGCCGGTCGGGCGCCAGATCGTCGAGAAGCTGCGCGCCGTCATGCCCGAAGTGAGCCGAAAAGAGGCGCAGGCGCGCGTGATCGCCCTGCTCGATGCCGTGCGCATTCCCTCGGCCCCCGCGCGCTTCCACGATTACCCCTCGCAGTTCTCCGGCGGGATGATGCAGCGCGCGCTCATCGTCGACGCCATGGTCTCGAACCCGGCCCTGCTGGTCGCCGACAACGTCACCCAGCCCCTCGACGTGACGGTCGCCGCCCAGGTGATCCGCCTGATGCGCGAACTCACCGAGCGCTTCGAGACGGCGATCCTGTTCGTCTCCTCCTCGCTGCCCGTGGCACGGGAGGCAGCGAGCCGCACCCTGGTGATCGATGCCGGGCGTCTGGTCGAGGAGCAGCCGACCGAGGCACTGATCGCGGCCCCGCGCCACGCCTATACCCGCGATCTCGTCGCGCAGATCCCGGTGATTTGGGGCGAGCGCCCGCGCCTGCCCGCGATGCCGAAGGCCCCCGGCGCGCGGCCGTCTCAGCCGATCATCAGCTTGCGGGACGTGTCGCAGACCTACCGGGTGAAGCGGCGCGGGAGCTTTGCCGGCACGAGCGCCCTGCGGGCGGTCCGCAATGTCACCTTCGACATCGCCCAGGGCGACAGCTTCGCGGTGGTGGGCGAATCCGGCTGCGGCAAGTCCACCCTGATGCGGCTTCTGAGCCGCCTGGAACGCCCGAGCGGCGGCAGCGTGCTGTGCGCGGGCCGCGACATCGCCGGCTTGTCGGGGGCCGAACTCCTCGGCTTCCGCCGCAAGCTGCAACTGGTGCTCCAAGACCCGTTCAACTCGCTGCCGCCGCGCACCGGCATCGGCGCCATGCTGGAAGCGCCCCTGCGCACCCATGGCTGGCGCGACCCGAGAAAGATCCGCGAGCGGGTGCGCGCGGTGATGGACGATGTGGGCCTGCCCGTCGCACTCTACGACGACCTGCCGCTCGGGCTCTCGGCCGGGCAGCGCCAGCGCATCAACGTCGCCCGCGCCATGGTGCTCGAGCCTCAGATCCTGCTCATGGACGAGACACTTTCGGCCCTCGACCAGACCGAGCAGTTCAAGCTGCTGGCGCTGTTCGAGAAATTACAGCGCACGCACGGGCTGACCTACATCTACATCAGCCACGACCTCGCGATGGTGCGCAAAGCCTGCAACCGCATCGCGGTGATGTATCTCGGCGAGGTCGTCGAACTCGCCGACAACGAGCGCCTGTTCTTCGATCCCGGCCACCCCTACACCCGCGCCCTGCTCTCGGCGATGCCGGCTCTGGAGGCGCGGCGCTACCGGCCGGAGGATTGCCTGATGGAGGGCGAGCCGCCGAGCCCGATCGACCTGCCGCAGGGCTGCGCCTTCCGCTCGCGCTGCCCGCAGGCCTTCGACGCCTGCGCCACGCATCCCCCGCTCCTCACCGTGCGCGGCGCGCACGACTTCGCCGCCTGCCACCGCGTGCCGGGCGCCGGCGCCGCTCTGCTGGCGGGCGCTGCCTGATGCCGCCCCTTCCCGAGACAACGATGACATCCATGCCCGACATAATGGCCTTCGCCCCCGTGCGGATCGACCCCGCCCGCCTCCAGGCGACGATGGAGGCGGTCTCCGCCTTCGGCGCCGGGCCGGACGGCGCCCTGACTCGCCTGACCCTGTCGCCGGAGGACGGGCAGGCGCGCGACTGGCTCGCCGCGTGGTTTTCCGCGCACGGCTTCACCCCGCGGGTCGATGCGATCGGCAACCAGTTCGGCTGTCTGGAACTGGCCGGACCCGGCGCGCCCACGGTGATGGTCGGCTCGCATCTCGACAGCCAGCCCAATGGCGGGCGCTTCGACGGCACGCTCGGCGTGCTCGCCGCCTGCGAAGCCATTCTTTCCGTGCGCGCGGCGCTCGAAGCGGCGGGCAGGATGTCGGCCTGCAACTTCACGGTCGCCAACTGGACCAACGAGGAGGGCGCCCGCTTCCAGCCGAGCCTGCTCGGCAGCAGCGTCTTCACCGGTGCGGCCGGGCTCGACTGGGCGCTGGCCCGCAGCGACGGCGACGGCGTCACCGTCGGCGAGGCCCTGTCGCGGATCGGCTATGCCGGGAGCGACGCCGTGCCGGTGCCGGACGCCTTCATCGAACTGCATATCGAGGGCGGGCCGATCCTCGAGCGCGAGGGCCTGCGCTTCGGGGCCTTCACCCGCTACTGGGGCGCCACCAAGTACCGCCTCGCTTTCCTCGGGCGCCAGGCCCATACCGGCCCGACGCCGATGGCCGAGCGGCGCGACGCGCTTCTTGGCGCCGCCTACCTGATCGCCGACCTCAAGGCGATGACGGCCGATTACGGCCTCGACCTGCACACCTCCGTCGGCCGGCTCGAAGTGCGGCCGAACTCGCCCAACACCGTGCCGAGCGAGGCGGTTCTGTTCATCGAGCTGCGCTCCGGCTCGCCTGCGATCCTGGAGGAGGCCGAACTTCGGCTGAAGGCGGCCATTGATCTGGCCGCCGCGCGTGCGGAGGTGGGTCACGAGGTGCGCGCCATCGACCGGCGCGCCGCCGGCCCGATGGCGCCGGGCCTCGTGCGGCTCGCCGAGCGCGCGGGGGCGGCCAACGGCACGACGACGCGCCACCTCGACACGATCGGCGGCCACGACGCCGTCAGCCTCAGCGCGGTCTGCCCCTCGGTGGTGCTGGCCGTGCCCTGCCGCGGCGGCGTGATGCACCACCCGACCGAGTTCACGAGCCCGGAGGATCAGGCCTTCGGTACCCAGGTGCTGGCCGACATGCTGATGATCCTCGCCACCGAGGGCGTGGGCGCCCTCGAGACCGCGGGAGGGGACCGGTGAAGACGCTGGGCACCCCCGAGGACGCGTCGGAGCGGCTGGCCGAGGCGGCCCTGGCGCAGGCTTTCTCCGCGCGGCCCGACCTTCGGGGCAAAGCGCCGCATTACGCCGTGGCGGTGCCGGGCCTCGCCTCGCCCTCCTATCACGGGGTCGAATCCACCACGTTCCACGTTGCCGAGACCGAGGGCGCCGAACCGAGCCTGTTCCTCAAGGTCTCCGAGCCCTGCGCCGCCGCGCTGCTCGATCCCGCCGCCGCCTTCCGCGGCGCGCAGACGGTCGCTGCGCTGGGCCTCGCGCCGGAACCGCTGCATTTCGCGGCGGATCAGGGCGCGATCCTGTTCCGGTGCCTCGGCCCAGATTGGCGCCCGGCCACCCTCGACAGGCTTCAGCAGCCGGACAGCATCGCCACGGTGATCGAGGCCTTCCGCCGGATCGGCGCGGGCGAAGCCCTCGGCCGACGCTGGAGCGTGTTCGACGCGATCCGTGACCTTCGCGCCCTGCTGGGGCCGGAGGCCGATGCCCTGCCGCCGGACGCGTGGTTCCTGTTCGACTGGGCCGAGGCGATCGAGGCGGCGCTGACCGCCGCCGGCACGGACATCCGCCCGGCCCATGCCGACCTGCACGCCTCCAACCTGCTGTTCGGCCCCGGCGGCGCCCTGCAACTCGTCGATTTCGACATGGCCTGCGACACCGACCCCCATTACCAGCTCGGCGCCTTCCTCAACGAGGCCTGCACCTTCGAGGCGCCGATGAAGGCCGGCATCGAGATGGCGGAGGGGCGCTTCCGTCCGGACGTGTTCAACCGCGCCCGCGCCTATGCCGCCGCCGACGACCTGCACTGGGCCTTGCGCGCGCTGGCCATGGACCGGCTCTCGCCGCGCCGCGGGCTCGAATTTCGCAAATACGCCGCGTGGCGCTTCCTGCGCTGCCGGATGCTCGTCGGCCGGCCGGGCTTCGAGGAAACCCTGAGGGCGCTGTGATGGCCCGCTCGACGACGATTATCCCGTTGCTTCCCCCTCATCCTGAGGGGCCGCGAAGCGGCCTCGAAGGGGGCTCCCGTTCCCGCGCGAACCCCGGAGCCCCCTTCGAGGCCTCCGCTTTGCTTCGGCGCCTCAGGACGAAGTTCGGAGCAAGGGCCTGATTGCGCGCGCAAAGACCTGCGGTTTCGGCCCGCCGACCGAACGAGCTGTGAGGAGACGACCATGATCGCTCTGGGCCATGCCGCCACCGAGGCTGAGCACGCCTTCGAGGCGGCCCTGCGCACCGTCCCGCGCTGGCAGGGGCGCCCGACGCGCTACCGCCCGGTGCTCGGCGGGATCAGCAACGTCAACTGGCGCGTCGAGATCGAGGGCGAGCCGCATCCCTATTTCGTCAAGATGCCGGGCCGCGGCACCGAGATGTTCATCGACCGCGCCGCCGCCCGCGCCGCCAGCCGGCAGGCGGAGGTGATCGGGCTCGGCCCCCGCACCTTCGACGACCTCGACGCCCATGGCATCGAGATCGCCGAGTTCGTGGACGGGCGCCGGCCCTCGACCAACCGCGACTTCGCCGACGCGGCCCTGCGGGCGGAGGCGATGCGCGTCTATCGCCGCTTCCACGCGGCCCCGCTCCTGCCGCTGACCAAGACCGTGTTCGACATGATCGATGAGCACGACCGGCAGGCGGCCGAACTCGGCGCGCTCCTGCCGCCGGATCAGGCCTGGCTCACCCGCCAGACCCGGCTGGCGCGGGCGGCGCTCGAAGCCTCGGGCCTCGACCTCGTGCCGTGCTTCAACGATCCGATGCCGGGCAACTTCCTCCTCGGCGAGGACGGCTCGATCCTGCTGATCGACTTCGAGTACGCCTCCAACAACGACCGGCTCTACGACATCGCGATCTGGAGCGGGGAGATGTTCTTCCCCGAAAGCGTCGATCGCGAACTAATCGAACAATATTTCGGCCGCTACGACGAGGCGCTGTTCGCGCGCCTGATGGTGCACAAGGCGCTGGCCGACGTGAAGTGGTCGACCTGGGCGATGGTGCAGAACCGGATCTCCACCCTCGACTTCGATTTCTACAAATACGGGATCTGGAAGCACATGCGCGCCCGCTCGATCATGAACGACCCGCGCTGGCCGCTCTTCCTGAAGGCGCTCTGAGCGATGGACTTGGCCTTGCCCGCGACCGACCCTCTCGCCCCGGAATCCATCCTCGCCTTTGCCGCCGAACTGGCCGAGGCCGCGCGCCCGATCGCGCTCGCCTATTTCCGCACCCCGCTCGACATCGTGACGAAGGCCGACGAGAGCCCGGTGACGTTGGCCGATCGCGCCATCGAGGTGCGCCTGCGCGGCCTGATCGAGGCGCGGTTTCCCGATCACGGCATCTTCGGCGAGGAGATGGGAGTGAAGCCCGGAGCCACGCCCGGCAGCGGCCCGGTCTGGGTGATCGACCCGATCGACGGCACCAAGAGCTTCGTCACCGGCTTGCCGCTGTTCGGCACCCTGGTCGCCTTCCTCGACGGTGGCGTACCGCTCGTCGGGCTGATCGACATGCCGGCTTTGGGCGAGCGCTGGACCGGCGTGCCGGGGCAGGCGCGGTTCGGGGCCGAGCCCGCCCGCACCAGCACCTGCCGGAGCCTGTCCGCGGCGCGCTTCTTCACCACCTCGCCCGAGGGCTTCACCGGGGCGGACGAGGCACGCTACCGCCGTCTCAGCGCAGCGACAGCCCTGCGCCGCTTCGGCGGCGATTGCTACGCCTACGGCCTGCTGGCCTCCGGCCATTGCGACCTGATCGCCGAGACCGGCCTGCAACCTTACGATTACATGGCGCTGGTGCCGGTGATCCGCGCGGCGGGCGGGGTCATCACCGACTGGAGCGGCGAAGATCTCACCCTCGCTTCCGACGGGCGGGTGCTCGCGGCGGCGACGCCGGACCTGCACGCCGAGGCTTTGGCGATCCTGCGGGCGTAGGGAGACCTGAGACCGCCGGCTTCCCCGCGTCGCGGTTTGCCAAGGGGATGTCGCTGAGGTGGAAGCGACGGGGCCCCCGCCGAACAATAATTCCCGACAGCCAGATACGGCTCGGGAGGTCCCCATGCTCGATGTGACGCCGACCCCGCTTCAGCGCCTGCTGCGCGAGCGTCGCCCCGGCTACACTCTCGCGGCCCCGTTCTACCTCAGCCCCGAGGTGTTCGAGGCCGACATGGAGATCATCTTCGGCCGCCACTGGATCTATGTCGGCGTCGAGCCCGACGTGCCGGAGGCCGGCGACGTCATGGTCGTCGAGATCGGCAAGACCTCGGTCGCGATCGTGCGCGACGACGACAACGCGATCCGCGCCTTCCACAATGTCTGCCGCCATCGCGGCGCCCGGCTCGTCCATGACGAGAAGTCCACGGTCGGCAACCTCGTCTGCCGCTACCATTCCTGGACCTACGACCTCACCGGCAACCTGATCCATGCCGAGCATATGGGTCCGGACTTCAAGAAGAGCTGCCACGGCCTCAAGCCCGTGCACATCCGCTCGCTCGCGGGCCTGCTGTTCATCTGCCTCGCCGACCAGCCCCCGGCCGATTTCGACGAGATGGCCGCAAAGCTTGGTCCCTATATCGAGCCGCACAACGTGCGCGACACCAAGGTCGCCTTCCAGAAGGACATCATCGAGCCCGGCAACTGGAAGCTCACGATGGAGAACAACCGCGAGTGCTACCATTGCGGGGCCAACCATCCCGAGCTGACCGTGCCGCTCTTCGCCTACGGCTTCGGCTTCGCGCCCGAGGAGATGGACGAGCACGACCGCGCCAACGCCGAGCGCTACGGCTGCCTGCTCAAGACCCGCCACGGCGAGTGGGAGGCGGAAGGCCTGCCGTCGAAGGAGATCGACGAGCTCGACACGATGATCACGGGCTTCCGCACCGAGCGGCTGCCGCTCGACGGCGAGGGCGAGTCCCACACCCTCGACACCAAGGCCGCCTGCAAGCGGCTGCTCGGCAACCTCACCAGCGCCAAGCTCGGCGGGCTCTCGGTCTGGACGCAGCCGAATTCCTGGCACCACTTCCTCGGCGACCACATCGTCACCTTCTCGGTGCTGCCGCTCGATGCCGAGCGCTCGCTGCTGCGCACCAAGTGGCTCGTGCACAAGGATGCGGTCGAGGGCGTCGATTACGATCTCGCCAACCTCACCGGCGTCTGGGAAGCCACGAACGATCAGGACAGCGAACTCGTCGGCATCTGCCAGCAGGGTGTGGCGAGCCCGGCCTACGAGCCCGGCCCCTACTCGCCGCATACCGAGATGCTCGTGGAGAAGTTCTGCAACTGGTATGTCGGCCGCATGGCCGCGCATCTGGGACGCTGAGCCATGGCCCCGGCCTCCTCCGAACCGGCCGCCCGGCGGCTGGCGGCCTCCGCGCCCTGGGATGCGGAGGCCGACGACGCATTGGTCTGCCTCGCGGTGCGCGACGAGACGCACGACGTGAAGACCTTCGTGCTGGCGCCGAAGGAGCCCCGGCTCTTCGCCTACGCGCCGGGCCAGTTCCTGACCTTCTCGTTCGAGATCGGCGGCGAGACCATCCACCGCTGCTACACCATCTCCTCGGCCCCGACCCGGCCGCACGCGGTCTCGTTCACGGTCAAGCGCGTGCCCGGCGGCCCGGTCTCGAACTGGCTGCACGACACTCTCAAGCCCGGCGACACCGTGCGCGCGCTCGGACCGATGGGCGAGTTCTCCTGCTTCACCCACCCGGCCCCAAAATACCTGCTCCTGTCCGGCGGCAGCGGCGTGACGCCGATGATGTCGATGGCGCGCAGCTTCCACGATCTGGGCGAAGCCCGCGACGTCGCCTTCGTCCATTCCGCCCGCTCGCCCGCCGACATCGTGTTCCGGGGTGAACTGGAGACGATGGCCCGGCTCGATCCCGCCTTCCGCTTCCACGCGGTCTGCGAGACCGATTCCCCCAACGAGACTTGGGCGGGTCCGAAGGGCCGGCTCTCGCTCGACACCTTGCGTGACGCCGTGCCCGACTTCCTCGAGCGCGAAATCTTCGTCTGCGGCCCGAAGCCCTACATGGACGCGGTGCGGGCCATGCTGAAGGATGCGGGCTTTGACATGGCCCGGCACCATCAGGAGAGCTTCGACTTCGGCGAGCTGCCGGAGGCCGAGCAGGAAGCCGCGGCGGAAGCCGAGAAGGCCCTCGACGCCGAGGCCGCGCCCGCGGGCGGCGTGCGCATCTTCCGGGTGGAGTTCGCCAAGACCCGCCGCGTGCTCGAATGCCCGGAGAACGAGACCGTGCTCGACGCCGCCCGCAAGGCCGGTATCCGCCTGCCCTCCTCCTGCGCCAAGGGCCTGTGCGGCACCTGCAAGTCGAAGCTGACCGCCGGCACCGTCGCCATGACCCATGCCGGCGGCATCCGTCAGCGCGAGATCGATGCCGGCATGGCGCTGCTGTGCTGCTCGAAGCCGACCAGCGACCTCGTCGTCGAACGCTGAACGGGCGGGCTCGGCCCCGTCCGCGACCCCACGCTTTCCCCATCGCCTTCGGGAGTCGTCCCGTGATCGCCAATGCCGACGCGCTCTTGAAGCCGCTCACCATCAAGGGCCTCACCATCCGCAACCGGGTGATGTCCACGAGCCACGCCCCCGGCTACGGCCGGGATGGCAAGCCGCAGGAGCGCTACCAGCTCTACCACGCCGAGAAGGCCAAGGGCGGCATCGGGCTGACCATGTTCGGCGGCTCCTCCTCGGTCGCGGTCGACAGCCCCGCCGCGCCCTGGAACCAGATCTCGGTCGCCGACGACTCGGTGATCCCGTTCTTCCAGCAGTTCTCGGACCGGGTGCACGCGCATGGCGGCAAGCTGATGATTCAGCTCACCCATATGGGCCGGCGCACCAAGTGGGACACCGAGCACTGGCTCCCCACCGTCTCGCCCTCGCCCCGGCGCGAGCCCGCCTCCCGCACCATCCCGAAGGAGATGGAGGCGGAGGACATCGCCCGCATCGTCAAGAGCTTCGCCCAGGCCGCGCGCCGCTGCCGCGAGGGCGGGCTCGACGGCTGCGAGGTCTCGGCCGCCCACGGCCACCTGATCGACCAGTTCTGGTCGCCGTCGGTCAACCAGCGCACCGACCGATACGGCGGCAGCCTGGAGAACCGGATGCGCTTCGGCATCGAGGTGCTGGAGGCCATGCGCGCGGAAGCGGGCGACGACTACGTCATCGG from the Methylorubrum extorquens genome contains:
- a CDS encoding putative ABC transporter, substrate-binding protein (tat pathway signal) (Evidence 3 : Putative function from multiple computational evidences; Product type t : transporter); amino-acid sequence: MAGTMDRRRFLQASAAAVGFAQINPDFLVSSAFAQSGKPLVFLSAENITGNWDPTAHTTLSQKNIEGFVMGFLTRTPMTLDDPGKVVYELATDIRLLDPHRLQIKLRKGVQFHDGKPFGPEDVKATFEYGAGKDRPAQWYPGPTETLTITTPDDETVIVDTSKGGYPAHLFIFLASFLPILSAKDVAEGPGGALTRRLNGTGPFRFVEQRGNDTVLKAHDGYFRGKPGIPGINFTFTGDSTTRMLSLMNGQASIVERLEPEQVETVKNNPKIAINEVVSVENKYLWFRCSKPPFNDVRVRMAACHSIDRAMLLEILGAAGHASANFISPVKFGYVDLKNYPAYDPAKAQALLAEAGFPKGKGLPPLEYITSVGFYPKTKEYGEVITAMLNEQGFPVSLTVLEPAAWNERLYHRPGGGPGHMVDCGWSTASPEPDLVLRTHFHSSSHRITGIEDAQIDASLDKERAAPTLEERKAILQNETMPLLAAKMPALSLFTSVMIHAMQQELKGLYIYPDGSIDASKTA
- a CDS encoding protein of unknown function (Evidence 5 : Unknown function), which gives rise to MFVLSFLARRLAQGAVIIFLVSLLIFTLLRVMSGNPVRQMVGGMAPDSPGGADRHHDGPARSDHRAVRPLRGRGGPG
- a CDS encoding putative ABC transporter, permease (fragment) (Evidence 3 : Putative function from multiple computational evidences), producing the protein MTLQLAALALAIALVFSALLGIAAGLRPGGFFDRLAFAVSSIFISIPNFWLGIVLALLLSVKLGWLPAIGYGGFSYTVLPALVLAVELSPVLIRTLSSAVAAQMGESYVAVGHVRGLSRPRIVAAHALRNASVPLLNLLGVQFSSLLGGVIIVEYIFDYPGLGLLTINAVLQRDFPLIQGIAIVTSAIFVLINILVDLAATTIDPRLEY
- a CDS encoding putative ABC transporter, permease (Evidence 3 : Putative function from multiple computational evidences; Product type t : transporter) translates to MDAVDSTLTLAPPRVDVTASRSIGRRILGRAARSGGFRVGFVVLALLVLAAALYPELSGIDPAMRDIRARLLPPLFLGDKWSWAHPLGTDQIGRDMLVRCLVGLRYSLLIGVASVAVTVIIGCALGTVAGYFGGRTDTVIMRITDAQLSIPMIILAIAVLGADRPTIPAIILVLGLSNWPVYARVMRSVVMAERGREYVRAAQVSGATHPRIILTLLVPLLVPPLLFTSVLDVARMMIFESTLGFLGLGVQPPTPTFGSIIADGRKYLLNAWWIATMPGVFLCLTLTGINLIGAAFERARNAIHGGA